gtctatgatacttgcagatctcatacacgccttgtttaatggacattcatctgcagatcagatccaccaggatggatcttcagatctgcagatgaatggccattaaacaaggtgtgtatgagatgtgcagatatcatagactatgaattcaTTTTGCAGGCACTGATCTGTTGCAGGCACTGatatgttgaatgtgtacagcatctttatgtactccatcttgcaaagatttttatctgatggggagttcagctcaatagaatagactgtgtagagcaggcatgggcaaacttggccctccagctgttaaggaactacaagtcctgcAAGGctgcaatgcattgcaggagtctgacagccacagtcatgacttataaaggcaaatgcgttgtgggacttgtagttccgtaacagctggagggccgagtttgcccatgcctggtgtagaatatgctctcatactacatggaagggggtaaaattggttggTGATCTtgctttttccaaagacttttatctcaagtgtgtacttaGCCTCACACACAAGGAAGACACACACTCGCTCACACTATGCAGATATGTCCTAACTAGCAATCAAACCCAGGGCTGTAAATTTGGAATGCCAGGATGCTAAATACTTAGCCACTTTACTGCTCAACCAGTGGATCCTTCATGAGAGAAATACCAAAGCTGACATTCTGGacctccttttaaaaaatgccactTGTTTAGCTGAGAAGACCCATACACATGTCTAATGATGGTCCTCTGAAATGATCGTTCTTAAAACAAAGATGCCACTTTGCCAAGCAGCATGGTCTGCTGCAGTGGTGCTTCTAGCCTCTttgtcacctccccccccccccccccaaaaaaaaaaaaaaaaaacctaccacCAAACACTACAGAATATAAGCCATGTGCTGTATAGGGTGGAtgctacagggagtccctgagatacaaacaacctaCCGATCCTGTCACAATTTGTTGCACTACCCTAGCTTACTGTATAAATGCAGAGTACCATGCAGCAGAAACTGTGTGCTCCCCTATCCGCTGGAGTCAAGTGCTGTGCTTCATGTCCACTCACCACTTGCCCTAgtcccagcatctcctaccacatgtAGTGTGATTACAAGCGACGAGGagcgccagcactagagggagcagaaaacagactggatggtcgcacaggcacagcactggactccatagggggaggttagagcacagcttctgctgcattaCACTCTGCCTTTGCACATTGGACTGGGGGAGCACAAGAGGGGGGCgggaacagatagtgggacaaggggacagaagaaggcatagaGGGACGCACACAGAGCTGAATTATACACAAGGCAATCTAGGTCAGGTGCCTGGGGAGAGTATAGGGGCCCGGTTTATGCTCACCcccaaaaaatcttggcaagaaaACTAGGTGCCCGTCAAGCTTGGGCCCAAAGTTGTTGCTTGTTTAGGGCAACCTTTCACTTTAATCCATTTCTGgatgcacagggggactgaaggtggcacaagcaGACAGGAGGTACAAACACCTGTGGGTGGCATGCCTTAATCAGGCATggcaccccccaggaccaatggcacaccAGGCTGTGGCCTGTAATGTCCCTGGTCTGCTCTATGGAGAGAGAAGGGACCTGCATGCTTCAAAATATCTCAAATCACCATTTGTAGCTGTTTAAGATGTGGTGGGTATGTTACACTGATCCTGCCACCTTTTTCTAAAGCTAAATACACTCTGCAGAGGTTCCTTGGCTCAAATAATCAATTGTGATGGTAAAAATCTTAAGTAGGTGCAGATGCTGAGAAGATTAGTGATCTTTCATTTTGGACTGCTAGTAAATTACCTTTTTTCTTATTGAGGATGCCATAGCACCACCTTGTCCCACTGCTGCCTCTCCATGAAACAGAACAGTGAGGAAACTCCCTTCCTGTTAGATACATACCTATGACTGGATGCACCAGGAAGCCTTTAtgcgatccagagccttccctctacatacggtagttatctatttttttttccttgcaccacttcaggttcactctaagggaacccaaggtgagaatgaTAGGGAGGCTGCAAttcccatttaaacaataccagttgcctggcagccctgctgatcctgtgtgtctaatacttttagccatagaccctaaacaagcatatgcagatcaggtactctgactaatATGCTTGTCCCAGGGTTTTGACtcggacactacttatgccagaagatcaatgcGGCTgacaggcaattggcattgttaacaaggaataaatatggcagcctccatatccctctcaccactggttccctttaaagcacagaACAGCGAACAGGCACTAATCTCAAATAAACCCTGGCACGGTTTGCCTCCCTCACTCAGTAAAGCAAATCTTTCCTGCCATAGCCCAATATTccttatcacaaaaaaaaaaaatcacaggacaCACTCTTCAACAAGATTGAAGTGGCTAGCTGGAGGTCTACCGGATTGAAACTGGTCCAGGACATTATCTGcatagagttaaggtggccacacacaatacaataaaactatctgattttacagcaatttgataaaaacgatcggatctcccgaaaaaatcgaaagctttttttttttttttttttttttattcgactgaaaaatccgatcagatttcccgttttcttcgattttttatcgatccggaatgccagatatttttcttcaatctttctaaagattgtatggtgtgtgtttgtcaatttattactatttcacaccctagcaattttgtcagtttcctatcatttttatcataatttgggaaaaatttaacataggtgtgtggtacattggtcatatttttgaaatgttacaatcagtcagaaaaattgattgaaattcttaaatttaacagctatttaaaaaattgtattgtgtgtggccacctttagtatgcTCTCTCCATGTGTGCTtgggtttcctaccacatcccatACTAcatatcaggggtccccaaacattttgggtcgagggccgggtcaacatacttcttactgctggggggccggagtatacataaaatgatgtaaaagtctttgcaggccagacagtgaagcatacccaggtgacaacctgcagtggacagcagcgtcacctgatgtggaatttgattggaaacgagcaaattactgctttctggcttccatgtggatgggtggtgcctgcactgctattctatatgcggaccatccatatttaaagatgtagctgaccacatctataagtaatacattttgtgtgtggggggggccggtaaaaaaaagcctcagggggccacattctgcccacgggccttagtttgacaaCCACTGTGCTAGATGATCAAGagaacttccaggcaactggcactctctataaggaaataaatatggaagcttccatatcactctcacctcaggttccctttaagtcataagTGGGCTAGTTGGGTGTTTTGactcctgatctgcatactttgtAATAACCCTTTGCTTTTAAGATGGCAGATGTGGCCTGGGAAGTATGTTTTGGTACTGCTGATCAGGGACGgatcggggggggagggggcagacgggtctcttgccccaggcgcagtttgttgaattgttaaaaaggcgtcaaaatttggatggggaatggcagtttaggcgccaaaacttgacctttaggcgccaaaactggatggggaatggcaatttaggcgccaaaacctgaccttaaggcgccaaaacctgaccttgccccaggcgcaacttggtctaggtcCATCCCTGCTGCTGATCCTATATGGAAAGTTAGTTTAAGGATGAATGTTAGAGATAGTATTAGGTTTAGTTTAGAGGATAGTGTTATGCAGACCATAGTGGTTACATTTTACTACAAGGAAAAGCGTGGTAAAGGTTGAGGTGTATTCATGCTATACACGTTATAGTGCATTATAACGCAAGTTATAATTGTCTAGCAACGGATGTCAATCCTACAATGAGCCAATAGAAATCTGTGTGTTGGCTCTTTGGTACTTTGGTTACCATTGTCATTATGGGAGCTGAGTTATGCGCCTCCAAACGACGGGCATGTTATACTTGCGTAACATATTAATAGCGATGGGGTGCCACGTGTTGCTAGATGACGCCAATTTTTAAATATGTTGTGACCTTGCCCTTTAGTATTTCACAGGTTTGACAAATGTGGGGATATCACactaaaggtgtccattaacgttacaatttttcactaaatgcgatctttcaatgtGATTTGAATGATCGTAAGCAATCTGAATCGATTTTATTTCATAAAGCAATCGACCGAAGAATCGTTcactatcgattgccttcataaacattGAATTTTCTATACATTTCGATCTTAAAAATTGCATTGAAAGTTCGCATTTGGtgtaaaaattgtaccgttaatgagcACCTTAAATATGATCACATTTTGTTGGTGGAAAATTCGGATcaatttttcagaaaattgaatggtgtaggttaGATTGTAAACCCCTCAATTCATAGATCCAAccaattttttcccccctcttttatTTGAATGTGTgtgttggtcagatttttcaaaagtTACAGTCCATTGAAAAAATAGTCATTTTCAAATCGAAAAAAAATCGTATAGTGTATAGCCACCCTTTTTACTTTTGATCGTGCCCAAATGGCTGAGACCAAGCGTAATACCCTGGAAGTGCAGCACCTAAACTTAACATACTATTGCACAATGCAATACAGCAGCACAGATGGGCGCCCAGCATTTTAAGTATGTAGCCAAATGGATAGGAGATATGGCCATTGAGTTGGTAATAATTTGGCTTGGCATGCAAATTGTAAGAAGCTTTGACCTGGCAAATCAAATCCACATCCTGTCCATTTGGTCGGGCCATATTGCAAGCTGCAAGCAATATGCATAGTCTGGTACACACtaggcaattttccatcagattgactgtcaaatcgattatttctgacaggtccaatcgtttttctcatcaattttctatcacttctgtacaaaatgaatcagaaaaacaatctgaAATTAGATCGGAACTGTCAGAAATATTTGATCTGaccgtcaatctgatggaaaattgcatcctGTGTGCTAggaattacatttgcatgcaagatggACTAATTAGCTTATCATTGACAATCTCCAGTCAACAATGAGGCCTTATATTTCTAATGTAACATGTAAAACCCAACCTTAATCCTGAGAATAACACAATAACTGCACATTACATAATAATTTAGTTGCAGGTGTAGCACTGCTCTGGCTCAGTAGTACAAGATTGCATTTATCTTATTGCTCAATAATCCTGGAAGTATCTTCACACCTGCAGCTGTAATAATATGGAATACCGAATGTATCTAGGATGTTTGCTGGAGTTCCCAAGGTagctgtaagggctggaacccacaggagcgcttttggcagcgttttggcagcactgcgatatgctagcagtttgccaaaacgctgggctaatgttaatggatggggcaacttccacaggagcgtttgcgtttctcagaaacgcaaacgcaggacatgcagcattttgggagcgttagcgcttcaatgtaaagtattgaaccgctagcggaaacgctcagcaaaacctaaactgagcggttttgctagcgttttgcggttcagcacactgtaacaaaatgaaaaataattcacaggaccaatcaggataaaaacgcaaaacgcaaaacgctaggcacccgctgggggaaaaaatacaatgttgcaaaacacaaccaaaaacgcgcatgaatccgcttgcaaaccgctcagacaaaactctagcggttgcgttttgcgtttgcggttttcagtgggttccaggcctcaaactGTCTAAACACCCAAACTGGCTGTTGTGTATCTCCCCATACAGCAGATAGGGCTACATCTCAATCATTTCTACCTTACCTGTTATCTTTCcatatctctgccatggcagatgtTCATTACATTTATAGTATTTAGCTTCCTTCCTGCCAAAACTATCACAGCACAACCAAATAGTGGACCAACGCCGTTGACTAGCACTCCTCAGAAGTCGCCATACATGTAGCCTCAATTCTGGCCAAGTATCTACAGCATTTAGCCAGCAATAGATATCACCATGCATAGGTTTGTACTGCTCGACACACTGCACAACTGAACTGCTGAATGACCTACTACTGAAATAAGAGTTTAGGTTACTCATACCAGCTGTGGTATATGTTAAGGTGGCTGGCCACTAGCAGTCTCATTTTAAAgggccactccagcgaaaaaataagcagttaaaatcagaCATAATCGGCATCTCCTCAAGGGggtgttctcagggttttctttgatctcaaaagcatttcctgaatggcaggtgctaagtccaactgccaaaatgtgtgcaagcaagtagggaggctggctggtatctttctgttttggcagttaaactgcggtTCAGgacatgctgttgaaaacaaacaaCCCTGAGagtcacccatgaggagatggactggcccaaaacctgtcagttctgtcagattttaactgcttacttttttttgctggagtgctcCTTTAAGCAATAAGATAAACACAATCTGAAAACGACAAGTCGTGATACACTGATTAtttcaccatcaacaaaccaatctgtacttcctatccatcgcaacaaatcataaaaaaaaaccgTTTTTCTGTTTGACAAAATTGCCATTGAACAGTCAGTTAAAGAATTGTTTGCAGTCCATTGGATTGGCAAAAAAACTGTTGATGTTCCCTATCACAATTATCTGATTGCTCCAATGAttctttgctaaaaaaatttttactgttaaggtggctactaatgatccaatctttttcatccaagtttaccaaatctatgtagtataaaggtgcccatgcatggtaccatttttcatttttttcgattgcgtaatttagtttgattattctattagaatgaatataaagatttttacaACAGGTCGGATCagattttaatagaaaaaaaatggataattgtttgtttttcttgataaaaaaaaaaaaaaattattgaactTTCATTCCATTGGATCATTTTGGTCTAAAAAAAATgggacgtttttattgtaccgtgtataggTACCATAAGGGTAAGTTAAGTAAATATATTAAATGGATAAtgtaggcagtcccttatattacattaaaatggtaagattggatgaaaaagattgaatcATGGGTGGCCACCATAGAGCCACCTTAAGTTTTACTTAAAAAATCAATCAGTATTTGAGATATGGGGGAAGCAGTAGATTTCATGTAAATACAAATGCTATGAAAACAACGGAATCTGTGAAATGGATGTGGTCAATGGTCTAGTGTATGGCCACTCTAAACAAGCAGATTAAGTGAACCACTTAATATGCAAAACGTCTCAGAGAAGAGTTAATTTTACATGAACAATGCATACACGCCATTAATTAGAACACCCTCAAAGATCGGCTGTCGGGTGTCTTTgtcatgctacgtacacacatgcgacaacgatcgttcgttgttaacgacgaacgatcttttaattgacgaaagaacgaccgaagtaaagttagttgtaaaaagtgtgtaacgatcacatcgttagaacgaacgttacaccatgtAAAAGCacttattgcgcctgcgcataaaattgtaaagttccttggagaaaaagtgaaatgcgcatgtccagcctggtacgaacgatcgtttccaacgatgtaccacttttgctaacgatcgtcggtggtaaaaatccgccaagacagaactttgttttgtagcgatttgcctcgttcgtcgtttgccttaatagtcgttggttcgttttttgtaacgatcgtcgttggtaaagatcggggaacgatcgttacaaacgactatagtcgcatgtgtgtacgcaccttcagacTCCAGAACACGCAGAATGTCAAACCATCTTCTGTGAAAATGTTCCTGTCATTTATCATCATTAGTTTGCAAAGTCCACAAACGAATGATTTAGTTGCCCCACGACAATATGCAATTGTTAATTACATCCAGAGACTATGGATCGCCAACAGACGTGGACTAATTTATCAACATATGACCCTTTCAAGACTTGAAATGGCCATAGAGTGTATTTCACAAGTAACGTGTCACGGTGGACCTCGAGCAGTCCAGTCAGTGGTTCTGAAACGTAACACCTATTTAGTATTTGTGTCTGATTTGCTGGAGACAATTGTTCCATGTTCCCCCTCATGCTCCCAGGGTGTGGGATCATTGTCTTGATCGAGTGGATTGGCTTCCCTACCATGCCAAAACTGCTCCACATCTGGAAGGACTGGGTTTTCCTTGCTGTCCTGGCTGCCAAAGTTCTGCAGAGAAGACTGCTCTATCTGATCGTTAGTTTCAGGCTTCTCAGGAGGACCAAGACCAGGAGATGGAGTGGAGGAGTCCGGTAGGACTTCAGAACTCAGTGGCCCCTGATCTTGAATATCCTGGACGTGTAAAGATTTCTTGGACGTCAAATGTTTCCAGACATCCTTGAAGCCTTCTTTAAATTCTTCTGACATCACCAGGAATATTAAAGGGTTAATAAAGGACAAGGAAAACATGAGAATATGAGCGAAAGTCAGGAAGACCTGAGGCGGAGCTGGACCTCTCGGCTGTTGATGCCATTTCCACAACCAACATACCCACTCTGGGAGCCACAGGATGGAAAACGTGACAGTGACACTGAGTAACATCAACGTGAGCCTTCTGGACCGGATCTGGTTTCTTAGGTTTTGCGTTTTAGTCCCTCTACGTTGGCACTGCCCATAGGCTTTCCAAAAATACAAGAAGGCAATTGTAAAGGGGATGCAATAGACAAGAACTGGAAAAAGTTTTACGAAGGTCGCCATCATTTCTTGTGCCTGCTCAGGTACGTTCATAAGGCAAGCGAAGGAATTATCAACTTGACTAGCATCAGTGAAGAACCATTCGGGCAATGGCAGCACTGCTGAGACCACCCAAATGCCCATCAGCAGGGCGAGGATCGTCAGGTTGCCTATGTTGACCTGCTTGGCGGGGTTGCTGGCATACATATAGCAGGCTTTAGCTGTAATGGCAATCGTGATGCTTTTGGCAGACATACAAGCGTGGGTGAACCAGTCAGTGGTTTTACAAACCAACCAACCCATATTTAAGCTGgacctggagaaggatgctgccctGAACGGCACCGCgaagagcagcaggaggaggtcagAGATGGCCAGGTTTAGGATCAGCGAGTGGATTAAGGAGGGTTTAGCTTTCCTGGCATTGTGAAGGAGAATAGCGATCACACACAGGTTTCCCACTAATCCAAATAAACAAATCAGAACTAGCAAGGTGGCTATGATAAAAGTCCagtgttccgcgtccagcagcagGAATCCTCCTGCGTATAGAGGCTGCTTGGGGAGGGAGCTGTTCGTGGTGCTGAAATTGCTCTGTAGCTTCTCCATCTCCTGCTCAAGTGAAGATGACAGGTCTACTGAGGCAGGAGAAGCACGGATGTCTCCACACCTGTGTGTGAGGCTGGGAGGACACATGAGGTAATGTGAAAGCCTCTGGGGACCTCCTTCCCTTTTTATACTCGCTGATTGCGGAGACTGACAGGCAGAGCTCACTCGGCTCCTCATATTAGCAAATGTAATTAACATCTTATTAACCCACACATGAAGATAGGGCTTCCCTATCAATTACACCTAGGACTTTCCAGTTGCTCTGAAGGACAAGTTATTTACTTCAGCACAGATTAACATTTAGTCACATTGGTCACAATTGCTTCCACGGAATAGTTTACTGGCTATATCCTCACCATCAACAGTAGGTATCAGgataaccagtggcatagcttagAAGCTGTGGACcctgctgcaagttttacattgggggcccccaagcactatatacgtAGCAATTGGTACGGCATACCAAAGCAAATCaagaacaaccacagtgtcagaagtgcaagaagaggatgggaaacagtgCATTAATGATCActaatattcaaagcatctatagaagtaaatattatcagtacagcaccaataaagagctaatactgtgtttggggGAGGGCCTAttggggccccgatgcagtcgcaacctctgcaccccctattgctacgccactgaggatAGCCACTGTTGTTTGTTTTTGGTGTTTTAAAATTAAAACCACTACTTGTATTTGTGCTTAAAGGAAAACCGTAAGTGACGtgagatgagatagacgtgtatgtacagtgcatagcgcacaaataaatatgctgtgctgctcttctttctctgcctgtaaaggtggccacacacaatacaataaaatgatccaattttactgcaaatcgataaatatgatcggatctcctggAAAAAttgaaaagctttttttttttttcttctcattccactgaaaaatccaatcggatttcctgtgttttttttttctatggggggggggatttttttagcgatccggaatgctggaaatttttcttaaatttttctaaagattgtatggtgtgtgtttgtcAATTTATCAATATATacatcctagcaattttctcagtttccaataatatttttcataattagggaaaaattgaacgtgtatgtgtgtaccacagatttttgaaatgttacaatcagtcagaataatttattgcaattcttgaattgaacagatatttaaaaaattgtatggtgtgtggccaccttttagagttaatattttactatgcaaCTGACAATTTTCCTTCAGTCAGGACCCACTGATGATgagttatgctgcatacacacttgagataaaagtctttggaaaaggcaagatcacagaccaattttacccccttccatgtagtatgagagccatacctacacagtttattctatggagctgcactccccaccagataaaatctttgcaagatgctgcacacaaagatgcccgtacacattcaaaagatcattatctgcaaaagatctcttcctgcaatagatccattcctgcaaaatgcattaatagtctatgagatctgcagatcctcatacacaccttgtttaacagacttcatctgcatttctggcaatcatctgcagatctgaaaatccatcctggtggatctgatctgcagatgattgcctgttaaacaaggtgtgtatgaggatctgcagatatcatagactatgaatgcattttgcaggaatggatctattgcaggaagagatcttttgcagataatgatcttttgaatgtgtacggacatctttgtgtgcagcatcttgcaaagattttatctgatggggacttcagctccatagaatagactgtgtaggtatggctctcatactacatggaatggggtataattggtctgtgattttgccttttccaaagacttttatctcaagtgtgtatgcagcataacagccttaaaatactttgctctagaaagcccagttctctgccaggagaggcACAGACTGctacattcagctgagacaaaacaatacatctgctttttaatgtttttaaataaaacataaaactgtCAGATATCTACggtaagtcatttttagaagtaggactatagatacaattgtttttcttcattttgttttcacttaaaggaatactgtaggggttgggggaaaatgagttgaacttacccggggcttctaatggtcctccgcagaaatcctgtgcagccactcaccaatgcaccggccctgcctccggttcacttgtggaatttcagactttgaagagaacccgaggtgtgtttaaagaatgttatctgcatacagaggctagatctgcctatacagccaagcctctgttgctatcccaaaccccactaaggtccccctgcactctgcaatccctcataaatcacagccaggctgtgtttacatctgtagtgtcagtctcagctgctcccccgcctcctgcatagctccggtccctgcccccgtcccttccctccaatcagcagggagggaagggatgcaggcggggactggagttctgcaggaggcagggagagcagcagactgacactatagagataaacacagccagctctgacaagctgtttgtcagcagcgtggctgtgatttatgagggattgcagagtgcagggggaccttaggggggtttgggatagcaacagaggctgggctgtataggcagatccagcctctgtatgcagataataatcttcaaacccacctcgggttctctttaaagtatgaaaaccact
This DNA window, taken from Hyperolius riggenbachi isolate aHypRig1 chromosome 3, aHypRig1.pri, whole genome shotgun sequence, encodes the following:
- the GPR151 gene encoding G-protein coupled receptor 151, coding for MEKLQSNFSTTNSSLPKQPLYAGGFLLLDAEHWTFIIATLLVLICLFGLVGNLCVIAILLHNARKAKPSLIHSLILNLAISDLLLLLFAVPFRAASFSRSSLNMGWLVCKTTDWFTHACMSAKSITIAITAKACYMYASNPAKQVNIGNLTILALLMGIWVVSAVLPLPEWFFTDASQVDNSFACLMNVPEQAQEMMATFVKLFPVLVYCIPFTIAFLYFWKAYGQCQRRGTKTQNLRNQIRSRRLTLMLLSVTVTFSILWLPEWVCWLWKWHQQPRGPAPPQVFLTFAHILMFSLSFINPLIFLVMSEEFKEGFKDVWKHLTSKKSLHVQDIQDQGPLSSEVLPDSSTPSPGLGPPEKPETNDQIEQSSLQNFGSQDSKENPVLPDVEQFWHGREANPLDQDNDPTPWEHEGEHGTIVSSKSDTNTK